Proteins encoded in a region of the Mycobacterium branderi genome:
- a CDS encoding tRNA adenosine deaminase-associated protein translates to MAPERASAQADAPDGFGVAVVREDGKWRCAPMRRKALTSLAAAETELRELRSAGAVFGLLDVDDEFFVILRPAPSGTRMLLSDATAALDYDIAAEVLENLDADIDPEDLEDAEPFEEGDLGLLSDIGLPEAVLGVILDETDLYADEQLGRIAREMGFAEELSAVLDRLGR, encoded by the coding sequence ATGGCACCAGAGCGGGCCTCTGCGCAGGCGGACGCGCCGGACGGGTTCGGCGTTGCCGTCGTGCGCGAAGACGGCAAGTGGCGCTGCGCTCCGATGCGCCGCAAGGCGTTGACCAGTCTGGCCGCCGCCGAGACCGAGCTGCGCGAGTTACGCAGCGCCGGGGCTGTTTTCGGGTTGCTCGACGTCGACGACGAATTCTTCGTCATCCTGCGCCCAGCGCCGTCGGGAACGCGGATGCTGCTCTCGGACGCCACGGCGGCCCTCGACTACGACATTGCCGCCGAAGTGCTGGAGAACCTCGACGCGGACATCGATCCGGAGGATTTGGAGGACGCCGAGCCGTTCGAGGAGGGTGACCTTGGGCTTTTGTCCGACATCGGGCTGCCCGAGGCGGTGCTCGGCGTGATCCTCGACGAGACCGACCTGTACGCCGACGAGCAGCTGGGCCGCATCGCGCGGGAAATGGGCTTCGCCGAGGAACTGTCGGCGGTGCTCGACCGCCTCGGTCGGTGA